From the Saccharomonospora marina XMU15 genome, the window CGGGAGGAGACAGAACTCGTGAACGGGTTCGACAGCTATGTGGCGATCGGGGACAGCTTCACCGAGGGGCTCAACGACCCGCTTCCCGATGGGACCTACCGAGGGTGGGCGGACCGGCTGGCGGAGATTCTCGGTGCGGGGCGAAGCGAGTTCCAGTACGCCAACCTGGCGCTGCGGGGCAAGATGCTGGCCGAGATCGTGCAGGAGCAGCTACCGCTCGCGCTCGAACTCAAGCCCGATCTCGTCACCGTCTGCGCGGGCGGGAACGACATCATCGTTCCAGGAGCGGACGTGGACGACATCGCGGCCAGGTTCGAGGAGACCATCGCCACGTTACGGGGGGCGGGTATCGAGGTGCTGATCTTCACCGGCCCTGACACCAAGCGGATGTCGGTGATGAGCATCCTGCGGGGCAAGGTGGGCATCTACAACGCGCATCTGTGGGCCATCGCGGAGCGACACAAGGCCAAGGTCGTGGACCTGTGGGCGATGGATGTGCTGCACGACAACCGGGCATGGAGCGACGACCGGCTGCACTTCACGTCCGAGGGGCATCGCAGGATCGCGCTGCGTACCGCCGAAGTGCTCGGCGTGCCGACGGCCGAGGACTGGCGGGAGCCGTGGCCGGAAACCGCCGAGCACGCCAACTGGCTCACACTGCGCCGTTCGGACCTGGAATGGACGAGGACGCACCTGCTGCCGTGGATTCGAAGGCACCTGCGCGGCGAGTCGATGGGCGACGGTCTTGTGCCCAAACGGCCGAGGCTGGAACCGCTGGTTCGCAACCAGGTCAGCGGCGCACGGCTCACCGAAGCCGCCGAGAGCTGATCCCCTCCGCACGCCGTCCGGGCTGCGGTCGCGGCCCGGACGGCGTGCGCGGGCACGCGCTGTGCCGTCCTCCTCGTTTCGCGCGAGAGGCCGCCCGCGCTTAAAGTCACCGTTATGTCCGGTGACCGCGGCTGGCTCGTGCTTGTCCCGATCGCCCTGCTGGTGACGGGCGCCCTCGCGCTGGCGGTGACCTGGGTGAGCGTCGACCACATCGAGTCCGACCTGGCGGGCCGCTCCTCGGCCGCCCTGCGCTCGGCCGAGGTGCGTGGAGCAGAGGTTACCCTCGATGGTCGCGATGCCACGGTGCGTGAGGCCCCCGCTGATCAGGTGGCGACGGCCTACGAGGTGGTGGCGGGAGTCGACGGTGTGCGAAGGGTGGAGGTGTTCGCGGCCCAACGCGACACCAGGCGTGACGACGCACGCGACCGGCTGCAGCAGCGCCTCGACGAGGTGCTGGCCCGCGCACCGATCACGTTCGACCCCTTCAGCGACGCCCTGACCCCGCAGGCCGAGCGTTCCGTGGCGGCCGCCGCCGCGTTCATCGACGCCGCGCGCGGTGACCTGCGCATCGAGGTCGCGGGGCACACCTCCAAGGTCCCGGGTGTCGACCCGACAGCCGCCAAGGATCTGTCCGACAGACGAGCGCAGGCGGTGGCCGACCGCCTGGTCGCCGCGGGTGTCGCCGAGCAACGCGTGTGGCCGATCGGGTACGGCGACAGCAGACCTGCCGGTGGAGACCCGAATCTGGACCGCAGGGTGGAGATCACGGTGCGCTGAATCGAGACCGCTGGCGAAGAAGGTGTGACGAAGGAGGGCA encodes:
- a CDS encoding SGNH/GDSL hydrolase family protein — its product is MNGFDSYVAIGDSFTEGLNDPLPDGTYRGWADRLAEILGAGRSEFQYANLALRGKMLAEIVQEQLPLALELKPDLVTVCAGGNDIIVPGADVDDIAARFEETIATLRGAGIEVLIFTGPDTKRMSVMSILRGKVGIYNAHLWAIAERHKAKVVDLWAMDVLHDNRAWSDDRLHFTSEGHRRIALRTAEVLGVPTAEDWREPWPETAEHANWLTLRRSDLEWTRTHLLPWIRRHLRGESMGDGLVPKRPRLEPLVRNQVSGARLTEAAES
- a CDS encoding OmpA family protein; the protein is MSGDRGWLVLVPIALLVTGALALAVTWVSVDHIESDLAGRSSAALRSAEVRGAEVTLDGRDATVREAPADQVATAYEVVAGVDGVRRVEVFAAQRDTRRDDARDRLQQRLDEVLARAPITFDPFSDALTPQAERSVAAAAAFIDAARGDLRIEVAGHTSKVPGVDPTAAKDLSDRRAQAVADRLVAAGVAEQRVWPIGYGDSRPAGGDPNLDRRVEITVR